A single region of the Garra rufa chromosome 20, GarRuf1.0, whole genome shotgun sequence genome encodes:
- the cdkl5 gene encoding cyclin-dependent kinase-like 5 isoform X2 — MKIPDIGNVMNKFEVLGIVGEGAYGVVLKCRHKETKELVAIKKFKDSEENEEVKETTLRELKMLRTLKQDNIVELKEAFRRRGKLYLVFEYVEKNMLELLEELPNGAPPDKVRSYIFQLIKAIHWCHKNEIVHRDIKPENLLISANDILKLCDFGFARNLSEGSDANYTEYVATRWYRSPELLLGAPYGKAVDMWSVGCILGELSDGQPLFPGESEIDQLFTIQKVLGPLPPEQMKLFYSNPRFAGLRFPSVSHPQTLDRRYLGIINGLMLDLMKNLLCLNPTERFLTEQCLNHPVFQGLRGPERPTVPSPTPPRSSKRKPYHGDNTIPSRSHASKSSGHRRANSKDCSSLPRHEDLHRSTDSFLNGSNMPTSSTLSPTLHPKSYQAQTLSRSASSSKDLVNNNLPHLLSPKDAKGKTEFDFNLGPKAAGVTVVGDTSTGKYLKSSKQGRHSSFLEGKTSTLQSGDKHSRHNYMESSHGSMPSTSSSKSSSSFLSLSKSHGALNDAKSVSNLAETRLHLDDPMVGSGSGSRYFPSSCLDLNAAPGSPRGERHAGTERQGHSPSGRGNTRLEGGTLDSRRSSGRKKTPDEPKATDTLDPSRAAGAGGAHAHNLPSPHESYPYGLGYTSPFSSQQRPHRHSMYVRRERHRPHGQETNLVVGQGVPTRASSLQLLSPQLQHRTLPRHNTSSSREELSQDLSRNDQSPKEKPHSRPPIKDSTRDNTASFHSQRPKNEAGMYHDTHVEDGTSSKENRIIYSDSMPRRVGSFYRVPSPRPDNTFHETTGQSRVPAVAAESTAMTNHPKRQTNFDPWNNSEAMVMNPPEVPKQKEKQGFFRAIKKKKKKSQPVPSEAQQDQLVIQRPVKSSSHHSSRHRNRDRDRERDLERERERDRDRNRERDRDRDRDNTWPPEKQTDVQPQNQPLKSLRKLLHLSSPATSNQPPPPDRSAELRFQPLPNPPSKGNLNEARGLPPGSVTPNTKSRKPHNYPLPGQIESSWHVSALNRAEGAPYPDQMANKGGQNGIGFTRAARARMPNLNDLKETAL; from the exons GAGACAAAAGAGCTTGTGGCCATTAAGAAGTTCAAGGACAGCGAAG AGAATGAGGAAGTTAAAGAGACGACGTTACGAGAGCTCAAGATGCTCCGTACGCTGAAGCAAGACAACATCGTAGAACTGAAAGAGGCCTTCCGGCGACGGGGAAAACTCTATCTAGTGTTTGAATATGTGGAGAAG AATATGCTTGAGCTGTTGGAGGAATTGCCTAATGGTGCGCCACCTGATAAAGTACGAAGCTACATCTTTCAGCTGATTAAAGCTATTCACTGGTGCCACAAAAATGAGATCGTTCACAGGG ATATCAAGCCTGAAAACCTCCTCATCAGCGCCAATGATATCCTGAAGCTGTGTGATTTTG GCTTTGCCCGCAATCTCTCTGAAGGCAGCGATGCTAACTACACAGAGTATGTGGCGACCAGGTGGTACCGCTCACCTGAACTGCTCTTGGG AGCTCCATATGGGAAGGCGGTGGACATGTGGTCGGTGGGGTGTATTTTGGGAGAACTGAGTGATGGCCAGCCCCTGTTTCCGGGCGAGAGTGAAATCGACCAGCTCTTCACCATTCAGAAAGTGTTGGGCCCCTTACCACCAGAGCAGATGAAGCTGTTCTACAGCAATCCTCGTTTCGCCGGACTAAGA TTTCCTTCTGTAAGTCATCCTCAGACGCTTGATCGAAGGTACCTGGGCATCATCAATGGACTCATGTTGGATTTAATGAAG AACCTGCTGTGCCTGAATCCCACCGAACGCTTTCTGACAGAACAGTGTCTGAACCACCCAGTGTTTCAGGGCCTTAGAGGGCCAGAGCGGCCAACTGTCCCATCGCCTACCCCACCTCGCTCCTCAAAGAGAAAACCATACCATGGAGACAACACCATACCTAGTCG GAGCCATGCCAGTAAGAGTTCAGGTCACCGTCGCGCTAACAGCAAAGACTGCTCGTCTCTACCGCGCCACGAGGACCTCCACCGGAGCACCGACAGCTTCCTGAACGGCAGCAACATGCCGACCTCATCCACCCTGAGCCCCACGCTACACCCCAAGAGCTACCAGGCCCAGACTCTGAGCCGCTCGGCCTCTAGCAGCAAAGACCTGGTCAACAACAACCTTCCCCACCTACTCAGTCCCAAAGACGCAAAGGGAAAGACCGAATTCGATTTCAACCTGGGGCCTAAAGCTGCAGGCGTCACCGTGGTAGGGGACACATCTACCGGCAAGTACCTCAAGTCATCCAAACAAGGCCGCCACTCGTCCTTCCTAGAAGGGAAGACCAGCACGCTGCAGTCTGGAGACAAGCACAGCCGCCATAACTACATGGAGTCCTCGCATGGATCCATGCCTTCGACATCCTCCTCCAAAAGCTCCTCGTCCTTCCTCAGCCTATCCAAAAGCCACGGAGCGCTGAACGACGCCAAGTCCGTGAGCAATCTGGCCGAGACACGACTCCACCTGGACGATCCCATGGTGGGATCAGGCTCAGGTTCCCGATACTTCCCGTCCAGCTGTCTGGATCTAAACGCAGCTCCCGGGAGCCCCAGAGGTGAGCGGCACGCTGGGACTGAGCGACAAGGTCACAGTCCTAGCGGCCGGGGGAATACGCGTCTGGAAGGGGGTACTCTAGACTCGAGACGTTCCTCGGGACGGAAAAAGACACCGGATGAACCGAAGGCTACCGACACGCTGGATCCAAGCAGGGCCGCGGGAGCAGGTGGCGCCCATGCTCACAATTTGCCTTCCCCGCACGAATCCTATCCTTACGGTCTCGGCTACACCAGCCCGTTCTCGTCACAGCAGCGACCTCATCGCCACTCCATGTACGTGCGGAGAGAGCGACACCGGCCGCACGGCCAGGAGACGAATTTGGTGGTCGGGCAGGGAGTGCCAACACGTGCCAGCAGCCTACAACTTCTCTCGCCGCAGCTCCAGCATCGCACACTCCCACGCCACAACACCAGTTCCTCCCGAGAAGAACTCTCGCAAGATCTGAGCAGG AATGACCAGTCTCCCAAAGAGAAGCCTCATTCTCGCCCCCCGATTAAAGATTCTACGAGGGACAACACAGCTTCCTTCCACTCACAGCGCCCCAAAAACGAG GCTGGGATGTACCATGACACGCATGTGGAGGATGGAACCTCATCCAAGGAGAACAGAATCATCTACAGTGACTCGATGCCTCGCAGAGTGGGAAGCTTTTACAGAG TCCCCTCTCCTCGACCTGACAACACGTTCCATGAGACTACCGGGCAGAGCAGAGTCCCAGCAGTAGCAGCAGAAAGCACAGCCATGACAAACCACCCCAAACGTCAGACCAATTTCGACCCCTG GAATAATTCAGAGGCCATGGTCATGAACCCACCAGAGGTccctaaacaaaaagaaaaacaaggtTTCTTTAGAGCcataaagaagaaaaagaagaagtcACAGCCG GTTCCTAGTGAGGCCCAGCAAGACCAGTTAGTGATACAAAGACCAGTCAAATCCTCGTCTCATCACAGCAGTCGACACCGCAACCGAGATCGTGACAGGGAACGTGATCTGGAAAGGGAAAGGGAGCGTGACCGGGATCGAAACCGTGAGAGGGATCGCGATCGTGACCGGGACAACACTTGGCCACCTGAAAAGCAGACAGATGTGCAGCCGCAG AACCAGCCTCTGAAGTCCCTGCGGAAGCTCCTACACCTCTCCTCTCCTGCTACGTCCAATCAGCCCCCGCCTCCCGATCGCTCGGCAGAACTGCGCTTCCAGCCCCTCCCCAACCCCCCTTCCAAAGGGAACCTGAACGAGGCCAGAGGGCTCCCGCCGGGCAGCGTCACCCCCAATACCAAGAGCCGCAAACCCCACAACTACCCTCTGCCAGGGCAGATCGAGTCCAGCTGGCACGTCTCCGCGCTGAATCGGGCCGAGGGCGCGCCATATCCAGACCAAATGGCAAACAAAGGTGGGCAGAACGGTATCGGCTTTACCAGAGCCGCTCGCGCGAGAATGCCAAACCTCAACGATCTGAAAGAAACGGCTCTTTAG
- the cdkl5 gene encoding cyclin-dependent kinase-like 5 isoform X1, which yields MKIPDIGNVMNKFEVLGIVGEGAYGVVLKCRHKETKELVAIKKFKDSEENEEVKETTLRELKMLRTLKQDNIVELKEAFRRRGKLYLVFEYVEKNMLELLEELPNGAPPDKVRSYIFQLIKAIHWCHKNEIVHRDIKPENLLISANDILKLCDFGFARNLSEGSDANYTEYVATRWYRSPELLLGAPYGKAVDMWSVGCILGELSDGQPLFPGESEIDQLFTIQKVLGPLPPEQMKLFYSNPRFAGLRFPSVSHPQTLDRRYLGIINGLMLDLMKNLLCLNPTERFLTEQCLNHPVFQGLRGPERPTVPSPTPPRSSKRKPYHGDNTIPSRSHASKSSGHRRANSKDCSSLPRHEDLHRSTDSFLNGSNMPTSSTLSPTLHPKSYQAQTLSRSASSSKDLVNNNLPHLLSPKDAKGKTEFDFNLGPKAAGVTVVGDTSTGKYLKSSKQGRHSSFLEGKTSTLQSGDKHSRHNYMESSHGSMPSTSSSKSSSSFLSLSKSHGALNDAKSVSNLAETRLHLDDPMVGSGSGSRYFPSSCLDLNAAPGSPRGERHAGTERQGHSPSGRGNTRLEGGTLDSRRSSGRKKTPDEPKATDTLDPSRAAGAGGAHAHNLPSPHESYPYGLGYTSPFSSQQRPHRHSMYVRRERHRPHGQETNLVVGQGVPTRASSLQLLSPQLQHRTLPRHNTSSSREELSQDLSRNDQSPKEKPHSRPPIKDSTRDNTASFHSQRPKNEAGMYHDTHVEDGTSSKENRIIYSDSMPRRVGSFYRVPSPRPDNTFHETTGQSRVPAVAAESTAMTNHPKRQTNFDPWNNSEAMVMNPPEVPKQKEKQGFFRAIKKKKKKSQPTDGNAGRNPSIKKSLFPLFNSKNSLKHNSSVKVLPVVPQPMVPSEAQQDQLVIQRPVKSSSHHSSRHRNRDRDRERDLERERERDRDRNRERDRDRDRDNTWPPEKQTDVQPQNQPLKSLRKLLHLSSPATSNQPPPPDRSAELRFQPLPNPPSKGNLNEARGLPPGSVTPNTKSRKPHNYPLPGQIESSWHVSALNRAEGAPYPDQMANKGGQNGIGFTRAARARMPNLNDLKETAL from the exons GAGACAAAAGAGCTTGTGGCCATTAAGAAGTTCAAGGACAGCGAAG AGAATGAGGAAGTTAAAGAGACGACGTTACGAGAGCTCAAGATGCTCCGTACGCTGAAGCAAGACAACATCGTAGAACTGAAAGAGGCCTTCCGGCGACGGGGAAAACTCTATCTAGTGTTTGAATATGTGGAGAAG AATATGCTTGAGCTGTTGGAGGAATTGCCTAATGGTGCGCCACCTGATAAAGTACGAAGCTACATCTTTCAGCTGATTAAAGCTATTCACTGGTGCCACAAAAATGAGATCGTTCACAGGG ATATCAAGCCTGAAAACCTCCTCATCAGCGCCAATGATATCCTGAAGCTGTGTGATTTTG GCTTTGCCCGCAATCTCTCTGAAGGCAGCGATGCTAACTACACAGAGTATGTGGCGACCAGGTGGTACCGCTCACCTGAACTGCTCTTGGG AGCTCCATATGGGAAGGCGGTGGACATGTGGTCGGTGGGGTGTATTTTGGGAGAACTGAGTGATGGCCAGCCCCTGTTTCCGGGCGAGAGTGAAATCGACCAGCTCTTCACCATTCAGAAAGTGTTGGGCCCCTTACCACCAGAGCAGATGAAGCTGTTCTACAGCAATCCTCGTTTCGCCGGACTAAGA TTTCCTTCTGTAAGTCATCCTCAGACGCTTGATCGAAGGTACCTGGGCATCATCAATGGACTCATGTTGGATTTAATGAAG AACCTGCTGTGCCTGAATCCCACCGAACGCTTTCTGACAGAACAGTGTCTGAACCACCCAGTGTTTCAGGGCCTTAGAGGGCCAGAGCGGCCAACTGTCCCATCGCCTACCCCACCTCGCTCCTCAAAGAGAAAACCATACCATGGAGACAACACCATACCTAGTCG GAGCCATGCCAGTAAGAGTTCAGGTCACCGTCGCGCTAACAGCAAAGACTGCTCGTCTCTACCGCGCCACGAGGACCTCCACCGGAGCACCGACAGCTTCCTGAACGGCAGCAACATGCCGACCTCATCCACCCTGAGCCCCACGCTACACCCCAAGAGCTACCAGGCCCAGACTCTGAGCCGCTCGGCCTCTAGCAGCAAAGACCTGGTCAACAACAACCTTCCCCACCTACTCAGTCCCAAAGACGCAAAGGGAAAGACCGAATTCGATTTCAACCTGGGGCCTAAAGCTGCAGGCGTCACCGTGGTAGGGGACACATCTACCGGCAAGTACCTCAAGTCATCCAAACAAGGCCGCCACTCGTCCTTCCTAGAAGGGAAGACCAGCACGCTGCAGTCTGGAGACAAGCACAGCCGCCATAACTACATGGAGTCCTCGCATGGATCCATGCCTTCGACATCCTCCTCCAAAAGCTCCTCGTCCTTCCTCAGCCTATCCAAAAGCCACGGAGCGCTGAACGACGCCAAGTCCGTGAGCAATCTGGCCGAGACACGACTCCACCTGGACGATCCCATGGTGGGATCAGGCTCAGGTTCCCGATACTTCCCGTCCAGCTGTCTGGATCTAAACGCAGCTCCCGGGAGCCCCAGAGGTGAGCGGCACGCTGGGACTGAGCGACAAGGTCACAGTCCTAGCGGCCGGGGGAATACGCGTCTGGAAGGGGGTACTCTAGACTCGAGACGTTCCTCGGGACGGAAAAAGACACCGGATGAACCGAAGGCTACCGACACGCTGGATCCAAGCAGGGCCGCGGGAGCAGGTGGCGCCCATGCTCACAATTTGCCTTCCCCGCACGAATCCTATCCTTACGGTCTCGGCTACACCAGCCCGTTCTCGTCACAGCAGCGACCTCATCGCCACTCCATGTACGTGCGGAGAGAGCGACACCGGCCGCACGGCCAGGAGACGAATTTGGTGGTCGGGCAGGGAGTGCCAACACGTGCCAGCAGCCTACAACTTCTCTCGCCGCAGCTCCAGCATCGCACACTCCCACGCCACAACACCAGTTCCTCCCGAGAAGAACTCTCGCAAGATCTGAGCAGG AATGACCAGTCTCCCAAAGAGAAGCCTCATTCTCGCCCCCCGATTAAAGATTCTACGAGGGACAACACAGCTTCCTTCCACTCACAGCGCCCCAAAAACGAG GCTGGGATGTACCATGACACGCATGTGGAGGATGGAACCTCATCCAAGGAGAACAGAATCATCTACAGTGACTCGATGCCTCGCAGAGTGGGAAGCTTTTACAGAG TCCCCTCTCCTCGACCTGACAACACGTTCCATGAGACTACCGGGCAGAGCAGAGTCCCAGCAGTAGCAGCAGAAAGCACAGCCATGACAAACCACCCCAAACGTCAGACCAATTTCGACCCCTG GAATAATTCAGAGGCCATGGTCATGAACCCACCAGAGGTccctaaacaaaaagaaaaacaaggtTTCTTTAGAGCcataaagaagaaaaagaagaagtcACAGCCG ACGGACGGCAACGCGGGAAGGAACCCGAGCATCAAGAAAAGCCTTTTCCCCCTCTTTAACTCAAAGAATAGCTTAAAGCATAACTCTTCTGTCAAAGTGCTCCCTGTTGTCCCGCAGCCCATG GTTCCTAGTGAGGCCCAGCAAGACCAGTTAGTGATACAAAGACCAGTCAAATCCTCGTCTCATCACAGCAGTCGACACCGCAACCGAGATCGTGACAGGGAACGTGATCTGGAAAGGGAAAGGGAGCGTGACCGGGATCGAAACCGTGAGAGGGATCGCGATCGTGACCGGGACAACACTTGGCCACCTGAAAAGCAGACAGATGTGCAGCCGCAG AACCAGCCTCTGAAGTCCCTGCGGAAGCTCCTACACCTCTCCTCTCCTGCTACGTCCAATCAGCCCCCGCCTCCCGATCGCTCGGCAGAACTGCGCTTCCAGCCCCTCCCCAACCCCCCTTCCAAAGGGAACCTGAACGAGGCCAGAGGGCTCCCGCCGGGCAGCGTCACCCCCAATACCAAGAGCCGCAAACCCCACAACTACCCTCTGCCAGGGCAGATCGAGTCCAGCTGGCACGTCTCCGCGCTGAATCGGGCCGAGGGCGCGCCATATCCAGACCAAATGGCAAACAAAGGTGGGCAGAACGGTATCGGCTTTACCAGAGCCGCTCGCGCGAGAATGCCAAACCTCAACGATCTGAAAGAAACGGCTCTTTAG